The following proteins come from a genomic window of Crassostrea angulata isolate pt1a10 chromosome 1, ASM2561291v2, whole genome shotgun sequence:
- the LOC128184742 gene encoding solute carrier family 12 member 8-like has translation MSGSSDNENTSLMAEQAKAKKKQPDWSRFGLSREPVKGESDLTRSASEIQDGSYQSLEEGKHNELYREDQNLSSHKPWYKANFFISEPVLFGTWDGVFTSCLINILGVVIFLRMGWIVGNAGILLTILMIFVTVFLVLIVALSAIGVCERCKMEGGGVYFLVAHVLGGRIGGCIGILYCFAQSVSCSLSVMGFGESIMRLMNEDNPWIARGVAIALVLLLLGINVAGVKWVIRLQLILLFALFFSAMDLIVGSFVHTDIEHGVMGYSEFNLRNNSNPDFLPGENFFSMMGLFFSTVTGILAGINMSGDLKDPFNNIPQGTLAALGVSTILYVSFTLVLGATCVRVYLIDDVMIAEKVSIAGVLWLAGLYISSVSSCMGSLYGPPRILQSIANENVMPIIRVLGQGRGPNKVPIYALILITLVTLLFIFVGDVNSLAPIVTTSFMMTYAAIDYAYFALAMSYDRRHEKELKYGPMNKKMNSSSGEMGNGCLGYGTCSTQTRPKDSFEKLATDLDSLFPERMTQRGQHHLARQNGSTASTPEADFDATKRRISVEGTTDQNDKSTLLPEKTTIGAEEEEKKPLSDEIIKQPTSWYSFLCNRWLSLIGTIVCIVIMFSVQWAYALGEVTAVLIIYIYIGQASPGYFPGIADFNMYDWIKGGIKQCCRGGKNVQEEIIVAPATPAMNLMAAQLTDDNEDFANRGRYHQSEIVRGENFDDYDSN, from the exons ATGTCAGGCTCCTCAGACAACGAGAACACATCACTGATGGCCGAACAAGCCAAGGCCAAGAAGAAGCAGCCGGACTGGAGCAGGTTTGGTCTGAGCCGGGAACCAGTCAAAGGCGAATCTGATTTGACCAGATCAGCCTCAGAAATCCAAGATGGCAGCTACCAGTCGTTGGAGGAGGGCAAACACAATGAACTCTACAGGGAGGATCAG aatttgTCCTCCCACAAGCCCTGGTACAAAGCTAATTTCTTTATCTCGGAGCCAGTCTTGTTTGGAACATGGGACGGGGTCTTCACTTCCTGTCTCATCAATATCTTGGGTGTCGTCATTTTCCTTCGCATGGGATGGATTGTG GGGAATGCTGGTATTCTGTTGACGATCCTGATGATCTTTGTGACTGTGTTCCTGGTGCTGATCGTGGCACTGAGTGCTATAGGAGTGTGTGAGCGCTGTAAGATGGAGGGCGGTGGCGTCTACTTCCTGGTCGCCCACGTCCTGGGGGGAAGGATTGGGGGGTGCATCGGAATCCTCTACTGCTTTGCACAA TCTGTCAGCTGTTCGCTGTCTGTGATGGGGTTCGGAGAGTCCATCATGAGGCTGATGAATGAAGACAATCCCTGGATTGCTAGAGGTGTAGCCATAGCCCTGGTGCTGCTTCTTCTTG GCATTAATGTAGCAGGAGTGAAATGGGTGATAAGGCTCCAGCTCATCCTGTTGTTCGCCTTGTTCTTCTCTGCCATGGATTTGATTGTTGGATCCTTTGTTCATACAGATATAG AGCATGGAGTCATGGGATATTCAGAGTTCAATCTACGTAACAATTCCAATCCAGACTTCCTGCCAGGAGAGAACTTCTTTAGCATGATGGGATTGTTTTTCTCCACTGTCACTGGGATTCTAGCTGGGATCAACATGAGTGGGGATCTTAAGGATCCTTTCAACAACATTCCCCAAGGAACCTTGGCCGCTCTTGGTGTATC CACTATTCTGTATGTGTCCTTCACCTTAGTTCTCGGTGCCACATGTGTACGTGTCTACCTCATTGACGATGTGATGATCGCAGAAAAG gtCTCTATAGCTGGTGTGCTATGGCTGGCTGGTCTCTATATATCCTCGGTGTCCTCCTGTATGGGCAGTCTGTATGGACCCCCTAGGATTCTCCAGTCAAtagccaatgaaaatgtgatgCCCATAATAAGGGTATTAGGTCAAGGG AGAGGACCTAACAAAGTTCCAATTTACGCTTTAATTTTGATAACTCTAGTCACTCTTCTATTTATTTTCGTGGGGGACGTGAACTCCCTAGCCCCAATCGTCACAACATCATTTATGATGACCTACGCAGCCATAGACTACGCTTACTTTGCACTTGCCATGTCATATGACAGACGTCATGAGAAAGAACTTAAGTACGGACCAATGAACAAGAAGATGAATTCTTCTTCGGGGGAAATGGGAAATGGCTGTCTAGGTTACGGGACCTGCTCCACCCAGACCCGGCCAAAAGATTCCTTCGAGAAACTGGCCACTGACCTAGATAGCTTGTTCCCGGAGAGGATGACGCAGAGGGGGCAGCACCACCTAGCCAGACAAAATGGTAGCACCGCCAGTACCCCAGAGGCCGACTTTGATGCCACGAAGCGACGGATATCTGTAGAGGGCACCACTGATCAGAACGATAAGTCAACGCTTCTACCAGAAAAAACTACAATAGGAGCTG AGGAGGAGGAGAAGAAGCCACTGAGTGATGAGATCATCAAACAGCCCACGTCCTGGTACTCCTTCCTCTGTAACAGGTGGCTCTCACTGATCGGG ACCATAGTGTGTATCGTCATCATGTTCTCAGTGCAGTGGGCCTACGCTCTGGGAGAAGTGACCGCTGTGTTAATTATCTACATCTACATTGGACAAGCCAGTCCGGGCTACTTTCCAG GTATTGCCGATTTCAACATGTATGACTGGATCAAAGGAGGGATCAAGCAGTGTTGCAG AGGTGGGAAAAATGTTCAGGAAGAAATCATTGTTGCCCCGGCAACCCCAGCCATGAACCTAATGGCCGCTCAACTGACAGATGATAATGAAGACTTTGCCAACAGAGGGCGCTATCACCAATCAGAAATTGTCAGGGGAGAGAACTTTGATGACTATGATAGCAACTGA